The Benincasa hispida cultivar B227 chromosome 9, ASM972705v1, whole genome shotgun sequence genome has a segment encoding these proteins:
- the LOC120086146 gene encoding probable galacturonosyltransferase-like 7: MLWIMRFSGFFSAAMLMVILSPSLQSFPPAEAIRSSHLEFNLRQSVRLSLSDSRSRFLFRRSPLYRNAEQCSPRDSKFSGRIGVCDPSLVHVAITLDVEYLRGSIAAVNSILQHSLCPESVFFHFLVSETNLEAVVRSAFPQLKFKVYYFNPAIVQNLISTSVRQALEQPLNYARNYLAELLEPCVRRVIYLDSDLVVVDDISKLWSTNLGSRTIGAPEYCHANFTKYFTSRFWSEKRFSGTFLGRKPCYFNTGVMVIDLVKWRRAGYTKRIERWMEIQKNDRIYELGSLPPFLLVFAGDVSPIEHRWNQHGLGGDNVKGSCRNLHAGPVSLLHWSGSGKPWTRLDSKEPCPLDSLWAPYDLYGQSH, translated from the coding sequence ATGTTGTGGATTATGAGATTCTCTGGATTCTTCTCTGCCGCTATGTTGATGGTTATTCTCTCTCCATCTCTCCAGTCATTTCCTCCGGCGGAAGCGATTCGGTCCTCTCACCTTGAGTTCAATCTCCGGCAGTCGGTTCGTCTCTCGCTCTCTGATTCACGGAGTCGGTTTCTGTTCCGTAGGTCGCCGTTGTATCGCAATGCTGAGCAATGCAGTCCAAGAGACTCCAAATTTTCGGGTAGAATTGGTGTTTGTGATCCGAGTTTGGTTCATGTTGCGATTACGCTTGATGTTGAGTACCTTCGTGGTTCAATCGCGGCTGTGAATTCGATTCTGCAGCATTCGCTCTGTCCAGAGAGCGTGTTCTTTCATTTCCTTGTTTCGGAGACGAATCTTGAAGCTGTTGTTAGATCTGCTTTCCCTCAGTTGAAATTCAAGGTCTATTACTTCAATCCGGCGATTGTTCAGAATCTGATTTCGACGTCGGTGAGGCAAGCGCTTGAACAGCCGCTTAATTATGCGAGGAACTACTTGGCGGAGCTATTGGAGCCCTGTGTTCGCAGAGTAATTTATTTGGACTCCGATCTCGTTGTTGTTGATGATATCTCGAAGCTTTGGAGTACTAATTTGGGTTCTCGAACCATCGGAGCGCCGGAATACTGTCACGCGAACTTCACCAAGTATTTCACCTCTCGGTTTTGGTCGGAGAAGCGGTTTTCCGGCACGTTTCTTGGCCGTAAGCCTTGTTACTTCAACACCGGCGTGATGGTCATAGATCTCGTTAAATGGCGACGGGCAGGCTACACGAAGCGGATCGAACGGTGGATGGAGATTCAGAAAAACGATCGGATCTACGAGCTCGGTTCGCTTCCACCGTTTCTTCTTGTGTTCGCTGGTGATGTATCGCCCATTGAGCACCGGTGGAACCAGCACGGCCTCGGCGGCGACAATGTGAAAGGCAGTTGCCGGAACCTCCACGCCGGTCCGGTGAGCCTTCTTCACTGGTCAGGGAGTGGAAAGCCATGGACGAGGCTGGACTCCAAGGAACCTTGCCCTCTGGATTCCCTCTGGGCTCCATATGATTTGTACGGTCAATCTCACTGA